One segment of Thermodesulfobacteriota bacterium DNA contains the following:
- a CDS encoding bacteriohemerythrin, with protein MPLAWKNEYSVNIREIDDQHRQLVSMINELDRAMLQGQGKQALGTILGSLISYAGSHFATEERLMRQHGFPGYEEHAGKHAKMTEKVLDLARQHEAGRPALTIEVMKFLQDWLDKHILGTDKKYGPFLNAKGVI; from the coding sequence ATGCCCCTCGCCTGGAAGAACGAGTACTCCGTCAACATCCGGGAAATCGACGACCAGCACCGCCAGCTGGTGAGCATGATCAACGAGCTGGATCGCGCCATGCTGCAGGGACAGGGCAAACAGGCCCTGGGCACCATCCTCGGCAGCCTCATCAGCTACGCCGGCAGCCACTTCGCCACCGAGGAGAGACTGATGCGCCAGCACGGCTTTCCGGGCTACGAGGAGCATGCCGGCAAGCACGCCAAGATGACCGAGAAGGTGCTCGACTTGGCCCGGCAGCACGAAGCCGGCCGACCGGCCCTCACCATCGAGGTGATGAAATTCCTCCAGGACTGGCTGGACAAGCACATCCTGGGCACTGACAAGAAATACGGGCCATTCTTGAACGCCAAGGGCGTGATCTAG
- a CDS encoding Spy/CpxP family protein refolding chaperone: MRRMVFLFALMIVMTGFALRPAQAWTRDPQVGQSQALAQVQAALAALDLSADQKEAVAVIMAQYGPQARELGTDLAAAAASLRDTMLTAGDDEAAVRAAHMRLAAVGQELAVIGGQAASAVREVLTPEQEAILAERLAHRQERRQALLGRLGMEGGRQTARAGR; the protein is encoded by the coding sequence ATGAGAAGGATGGTCTTCCTGTTCGCATTGATGATCGTGATGACGGGATTCGCCCTGCGGCCCGCCCAGGCCTGGACCCGGGACCCGCAGGTGGGCCAGTCTCAGGCCCTGGCCCAGGTGCAGGCCGCGCTGGCGGCCCTGGACCTGTCCGCGGACCAGAAGGAGGCGGTGGCGGTCATCATGGCCCAGTACGGCCCCCAGGCCCGGGAGCTGGGAACGGATCTGGCGGCTGCGGCCGCTTCGCTCCGGGACACCATGCTCACTGCCGGGGATGATGAGGCCGCGGTACGGGCGGCCCATATGCGGCTGGCTGCGGTCGGCCAGGAGCTGGCGGTGATCGGCGGCCAGGCGGCCAGCGCCGTCCGGGAGGTGCTCACCCCGGAGCAGGAGGCCATCCTGGCCGAACGGCTGGCGCACCGCCAGGAGCGGCGGCAAGCCCTCCTGGGCCGTCTGGGGATGGAGGGTGGCCGCCAAACGGCCAGGGCTGGCCGCTAG
- a CDS encoding sigma-70 family RNA polymerase sigma factor — MTTRDEGATDAALVAAVLGGDHEAFAGILRRHSAAVSRIVSRHLPAAAVPDGCQETFVRAFRGLAGFRQQESLGHWLAAIAVRACHDYWRERYRSRELPAGSLSDEGEGALAESAAQVAWQHHESARSRREARAVLDWALDQLAPTDRLILALTVLEGRSTREAADLLGLSLVNVKVRALRARRRLHQLLAKEEERLRRRGA, encoded by the coding sequence ATGACCACCCGGGATGAAGGAGCCACCGACGCCGCCCTGGTGGCCGCGGTCTTGGGCGGCGACCACGAGGCCTTTGCCGGCATCCTCCGCCGCCACAGCGCTGCGGTGAGCCGGATCGTCTCCCGCCACCTGCCGGCGGCAGCGGTGCCGGATGGGTGCCAGGAGACCTTTGTCCGGGCCTTCCGGGGACTGGCCGGCTTTCGGCAGCAAGAGTCCTTGGGCCACTGGCTGGCCGCGATCGCGGTGCGGGCCTGCCATGACTACTGGCGGGAGCGCTACCGCAGCCGGGAGCTTCCCGCCGGCTCCCTCTCTGACGAGGGCGAAGGGGCACTGGCCGAGAGCGCAGCCCAGGTGGCCTGGCAGCACCACGAATCGGCCCGGAGCCGGCGGGAGGCCCGGGCGGTCCTGGATTGGGCGCTGGATCAGCTTGCCCCCACCGACCGCCTGATCCTCGCCCTGACCGTGCTGGAAGGGCGGTCGACCCGGGAGGCGGCGGACCTCTTGGGATTGAGCCTGGTGAATGTCAAGGTACGGGCGCTCCGGGCCCGACGCCGCCTGCACCAGCTCCTGGCGAAAGAGGAGGAGCGCCTCCGGAGGAGAGGAGCATGA
- a CDS encoding response regulator, whose product MKTPQEMTFLIVDDMDNMRRSIRAMLRLIGYGREFLEASNGQDALEILLKSKVPIDFIISDVNMPKMSGTELLNRVRENKKMRDLPFLMITAEANQEIVAEAAEREVDAYLTKPFVTATLEQKIKELLDRAEHPSPLMVYLRQARDLEEAGEIDGAIEAMDKAAALSSQTSRPWRELGRLHLKKGDVKSAVHYFEQATDINRLDVTSYHYLGQLYYNMGNLERATLNFARAMEISPRHADRAVSFGKLLLKAKQNEEAERIFRLVLRIRKDDLDIKEDIAESCRVHGLLHFTVRLLSEILREDPERTHLYRPLGFALRAVGNHVEAVKLLEKAVAQTPDDVELLLETAKTYLDLRLPIRADKYATRALRLDPQNAEAREVFDKCV is encoded by the coding sequence ATGAAGACGCCGCAGGAGATGACCTTCCTCATCGTCGACGACATGGACAACATGCGCCGGTCCATCCGGGCGATGCTGCGGCTCATTGGCTATGGCCGGGAGTTCCTGGAAGCGAGCAACGGCCAGGACGCCCTGGAGATCCTGCTCAAGAGCAAGGTGCCCATCGACTTCATCATTTCGGATGTCAACATGCCGAAGATGAGCGGCACCGAGCTCCTGAACCGGGTGCGCGAGAACAAGAAGATGCGGGATCTGCCTTTTCTCATGATCACCGCCGAGGCCAACCAGGAGATCGTCGCCGAGGCGGCCGAGCGGGAGGTGGACGCCTACCTCACCAAGCCCTTTGTCACCGCCACCCTGGAGCAGAAGATCAAGGAGCTGCTGGACCGGGCCGAGCACCCCTCGCCACTCATGGTGTACTTGCGGCAGGCCCGGGACCTGGAGGAGGCCGGCGAGATCGACGGGGCCATCGAGGCCATGGACAAGGCCGCGGCCCTTTCCAGCCAGACCTCCCGGCCCTGGCGGGAGCTCGGTCGCTTGCACCTCAAGAAGGGGGACGTGAAAAGCGCTGTCCACTACTTCGAGCAGGCCACCGACATCAATCGTCTGGACGTCACGTCCTACCATTATCTCGGCCAGCTCTATTACAACATGGGCAACCTGGAGCGGGCCACCCTCAACTTCGCCCGCGCCATGGAGATCAGCCCCCGGCACGCCGACCGGGCAGTCTCCTTCGGCAAGCTCCTGCTCAAGGCCAAGCAGAACGAGGAGGCGGAGCGGATCTTCCGCCTGGTGCTCAGGATTCGCAAGGACGACCTGGACATCAAGGAGGATATCGCCGAGTCCTGCCGTGTCCACGGCCTGCTTCACTTCACGGTCCGCCTTCTGTCCGAGATCCTGCGGGAGGATCCGGAGCGGACCCATCTGTACCGGCCCCTGGGCTTCGCTCTCCGGGCGGTGGGCAACCACGTCGAGGCCGTCAAGCTCCTGGAAAAGGCGGTGGCGCAAACCCCGGACGACGTGGAGCTCCTGCTGGAGACCGCCAAGACCTACCTGGATCTGCGCCTGCCGATCCGGGCCGACAAGTACGCCACCCGGGCCCTGCGCCTCGACCCCCAGAACGCCGAGGCCCGGGAGGTCTTCGACAAATGCGTCTGA
- a CDS encoding ATP-binding protein: protein MSGQHQRLDDLQSHPEMAGRLLASFFEIAQIVNNRRLSPDGQLDRLLRVILRYLAVDHGSIMLLDKGRQLVVRAASRPVLLGVKQGLDDDTVAAWVARHHKPLFIPDISQDERFPRREHAYRTRSLLSVPLMNGPTLVGVINVTDRTGKADLLQDDLTCLLDFSGMVLSVVEQHRLLQAVKRQEATLKKRNEELRRHEAMRAELVKMLVHDLKGPLAEVVANLDILSYSVADENREFLEAAQIACERAVRMATNMVDVGKIEDGKLSLLLQPVQVPDLLEEALSAVKGLARIRGVALTLDVSPGLPLVRVDRVMILRVLQNLLTNALGHSPHGQEVILTARLTGGGRRLEVSVQDQGEGIPLEHQSHLFEKYARLTGYRDHLVGTGLGLYFCRLAVEAHRGRIAVDSAPGHGCRMMVSLPVHEGVPSARLGGGADA, encoded by the coding sequence ATGAGTGGACAGCACCAGAGGCTCGATGACCTTCAAAGCCACCCCGAGATGGCCGGCCGGCTCCTGGCCAGCTTCTTCGAGATCGCCCAGATCGTCAACAACCGGCGCCTGTCCCCTGACGGCCAGCTGGACCGCCTGCTGCGGGTCATCCTCCGCTATCTGGCGGTGGATCACGGCTCGATCATGCTCCTGGACAAGGGCCGGCAGCTGGTGGTGCGGGCTGCCAGCCGGCCGGTCCTCCTGGGGGTCAAGCAGGGGCTGGACGACGACACAGTAGCCGCCTGGGTGGCCCGTCATCACAAGCCCCTTTTCATCCCCGACATCAGCCAGGACGAGCGTTTCCCGCGGCGGGAGCATGCCTACCGCACCCGTTCCCTCCTGTCGGTGCCCCTCATGAACGGTCCCACCCTGGTGGGGGTGATCAACGTCACTGACCGCACGGGCAAGGCTGATCTCCTCCAGGACGACCTGACCTGCCTTCTGGATTTTTCCGGCATGGTGCTGTCGGTGGTGGAGCAGCACCGCCTCCTCCAGGCGGTGAAGCGGCAGGAGGCCACCCTCAAGAAGCGCAACGAGGAGCTGCGGCGGCACGAGGCCATGCGGGCCGAGCTGGTGAAGATGCTGGTCCACGACCTCAAAGGGCCCCTGGCTGAGGTGGTGGCCAATCTGGACATCCTGTCCTACTCGGTGGCGGACGAGAACCGGGAGTTTCTGGAGGCGGCCCAGATTGCCTGCGAGCGGGCAGTGCGCATGGCCACCAACATGGTGGACGTGGGCAAGATCGAGGACGGCAAGCTCTCCTTGCTTCTGCAACCGGTGCAGGTACCGGATCTTCTGGAAGAGGCCTTGAGCGCTGTCAAGGGGCTGGCGCGCATCCGGGGGGTGGCCTTGACCCTGGACGTCAGCCCGGGGCTGCCCCTGGTACGGGTCGACCGGGTCATGATCCTCAGGGTGCTGCAGAATCTGCTCACCAATGCCCTGGGGCATTCGCCCCACGGCCAGGAGGTCATTCTGACCGCCCGGCTGACCGGTGGCGGCCGCCGGCTCGAGGTGTCGGTCCAGGATCAGGGGGAGGGCATTCCCCTGGAGCACCAGAGCCATCTGTTCGAAAAGTACGCCCGTCTCACCGGTTATCGGGACCATCTGGTTGGCACCGGGCTGGGGCTCTACTTCTGCCGGTTGGCGGTGGAGGCGCACCGGGGTCGGATCGCTGTGGACAGCGCGCCGGGCCACGGCTGCCGGATGATGGTCAGTCTGCCCGTGCACGAGGGGGTGCCCTCGGCTCGGCTGGGAGGAGGCGCTGATGCCTGA